A stretch of the Natribaculum luteum genome encodes the following:
- a CDS encoding universal stress protein has translation MYRVLLAVDEDEQHAVDMANAATELPDTSQSVEATVLHVFQNVEAPPAAAVQEPPRRESPESNDTGDRNRFPTSVERVCDVFDTAGISYTVRGETGSPDEEILAVADELSVDAIYIGGKNRSPTGKVLFGSVTQDVLFNTELPVTIIGAIES, from the coding sequence ATGTACCGAGTGCTACTGGCTGTCGACGAGGATGAACAGCACGCGGTTGACATGGCGAATGCGGCTACGGAACTTCCCGACACGTCACAATCAGTAGAAGCGACGGTTCTCCACGTTTTCCAGAACGTGGAGGCGCCACCAGCTGCTGCCGTACAGGAACCACCACGTCGAGAATCCCCCGAAAGCAACGATACGGGGGATCGGAATCGTTTTCCCACCAGCGTTGAGCGTGTGTGCGACGTATTCGATACTGCCGGTATATCATATACTGTTCGGGGAGAAACCGGCAGTCCGGATGAGGAGATTCTTGCTGTTGCGGACGAACTATCCGTGGACGCAATCTACATCGGCGGAAAGAATAGGTCCCCCACGGGAAAGGTATTGTTCGGTAGCGTCACGCAAGATGTGTTATTCAACACTGAACTCCCAGTCACGATCATCGGTGCGATCGAATCGTAG
- a CDS encoding TRAP transporter permease: MIAITTSLFHLYTGAFGIFGGLVQRSVHVYLLTALTFAIVPFIDGKKIRYRFVDVGLIVLALVSMSYVLVNYSRLLNATPYVTPPEYYDWIFAVISIVLVVEATRRIVGRLLAAVVVLFLMGGFFSNTLPQPMTTPTAPPSNWVDGMFVTTQGLWGIPTRVSATFIFLFVILAAFLESTGAGRFLIDLANSLVGHLQGGAAKVAVVASSIFGSLSGSAAANVYGTGIFTIPMMKNSGLDRIFSGSTEVTASCGGQLMPPIMGAGAFIMAQFLGVEYTVIALAAIIPSFLYYISVYFSVHAESIVQNVDPLPREEQKNALAVLRDAPGQALTLLLTLSVLIYMLVRGYTIYRSVFLAASILMIVSSVQADSRVGVKHLVVALDKGARNATQIAMACAAASIVLGSLNISGLGVVFGQFIVSLAGGSVALLLIAVAAFSIILGFGMPTTAAYILAASLLAPALSAVELSGLPGHFFIFTFAVYSTLTPPVALAAFAAGQVADADPIRIAFKSIKMVLPTFIIPVRYVLHPAILIQMSWEYVLLDLGILLIAVIAIQAGIWGWPVKGQIARSLAVVGAILLILPASLVPIEFFTLIILGLAFVALSGILHLNRHHQVGRPI, encoded by the coding sequence ATGATCGCAATTACTACGTCGTTGTTTCACTTGTACACGGGCGCGTTTGGGATCTTTGGTGGACTCGTCCAGCGCTCGGTACACGTGTATCTCCTGACTGCACTGACGTTCGCGATCGTACCGTTTATCGATGGGAAGAAAATCCGATACCGTTTCGTCGACGTCGGGTTGATCGTACTGGCACTCGTTTCGATGAGTTACGTACTAGTAAATTATTCACGACTCCTCAACGCGACACCATACGTCACCCCGCCAGAGTATTACGACTGGATCTTCGCAGTCATTTCGATCGTACTCGTGGTGGAAGCGACGAGGCGAATTGTTGGTCGGTTGCTCGCCGCCGTCGTCGTCCTCTTCCTCATGGGTGGATTTTTCTCGAACACGCTACCACAGCCGATGACGACACCCACGGCGCCCCCCTCGAACTGGGTCGACGGGATGTTCGTCACCACACAGGGACTGTGGGGAATCCCAACGCGCGTTTCCGCGACCTTCATATTCCTGTTCGTGATTCTTGCGGCATTTCTCGAGAGTACGGGAGCGGGTCGGTTCCTGATCGATCTAGCAAATTCGCTCGTCGGTCATCTACAGGGCGGCGCGGCGAAGGTCGCGGTTGTCGCTAGTTCGATCTTTGGGAGCCTCTCGGGGAGCGCAGCTGCAAACGTATACGGGACCGGAATATTCACGATTCCGATGATGAAAAACAGCGGTCTTGACCGTATCTTCTCAGGGTCAACGGAAGTAACTGCCTCCTGCGGCGGGCAACTTATGCCGCCGATCATGGGTGCAGGCGCGTTTATCATGGCGCAGTTCCTCGGTGTGGAGTACACCGTTATCGCTCTGGCAGCGATCATTCCATCATTTCTCTACTATATCTCTGTGTACTTTTCCGTGCATGCCGAATCGATCGTTCAGAACGTTGACCCGCTTCCCCGCGAGGAGCAGAAAAATGCGCTGGCTGTATTGCGCGACGCCCCCGGACAGGCCCTTACGTTGCTGCTAACGCTCTCCGTGTTGATTTACATGCTCGTTCGTGGATACACGATTTACCGCTCAGTATTCCTCGCAGCCAGTATCCTAATGATCGTCAGTTCAGTTCAGGCTGACTCTCGAGTCGGAGTCAAACACCTAGTCGTCGCTCTGGACAAAGGAGCGCGAAACGCCACGCAGATCGCCATGGCGTGTGCCGCCGCGTCGATTGTCCTCGGTTCGCTGAACATCTCTGGGCTGGGCGTCGTCTTTGGTCAGTTTATCGTATCGCTTGCAGGAGGTAGCGTCGCACTCTTGCTAATCGCCGTCGCAGCGTTCTCGATCATCCTCGGATTCGGAATGCCAACCACCGCAGCGTACATTCTTGCCGCGTCGCTGCTGGCGCCGGCGCTATCGGCAGTCGAACTCTCTGGTCTCCCAGGTCACTTCTTTATCTTCACGTTCGCCGTCTACTCCACACTGACGCCGCCAGTCGCACTTGCGGCGTTCGCAGCTGGCCAGGTCGCCGACGCGGACCCGATCCGGATCGCATTCAAATCGATCAAGATGGTGCTCCCGACGTTCATCATCCCGGTTCGCTACGTCTTGCATCCAGCCATTCTGATCCAGATGTCGTGGGAGTACGTATTGCTCGACCTAGGTATCCTCTTGATCGCAGTGATCGCGATCCAGGCTGGTATCTGGGGATGGCCAGTCAAGGGACAGATTGCGCGATCGTTGGCGGTCGTCGGAGCGATCCTCTTGATCCTGCCAGCGTCGTTGGTTCCGATAGAGTTCTTTACTCTCATCATTCTGGGGCTGGCTTTCGTCGCGCTGTCTGGAATTCTCCATCTGAACCGTCACCACCAGGTGGGAAGACCCATTTAG
- a CDS encoding threonine synthase: MTQTESLVSHFECYDCGATYNLEHTEFPCPECGGILDPKYDYDDIDVSREEVESRSGSMWKYRELLPILDTDDIVSMGEGNTPIVDCPELAEEMGVARVAIKDEGQNPTNTFKDRGASASISGASQQNIAEVAIPSAGNAGQAASAYTARAGIDCHVVLNYQSNDIQKTMVEAHGADLHLVDGKLDKAGGAFGELRDEHGWYTVATFQTPFRHEGKKTMGLEIFEQFDWDGPDEIFYPTGGGVGLIGIWKAYQELAKLGWLEDETPPSLHVAQSSGCAPVVEAIEDHREEHDAWECPESIGRGIEVPDPGASPWMLEAVYETGGTGVAVSDDEALEGALASARHAGVEMCVEPGAALAAAMQMAEEGKLDEDDEVLIINTGAGNKATGALSYAIE; the protein is encoded by the coding sequence GTGACCCAAACAGAGAGCCTCGTTAGCCACTTCGAGTGTTACGACTGTGGCGCGACCTACAACTTAGAGCACACCGAATTCCCCTGTCCCGAGTGTGGGGGCATTCTTGATCCGAAGTACGACTACGACGACATCGACGTCTCCCGCGAGGAAGTCGAATCCCGAAGCGGGTCGATGTGGAAATATCGTGAACTCCTTCCCATCCTCGATACCGACGACATCGTCTCGATGGGCGAAGGGAATACGCCGATCGTCGACTGTCCCGAACTCGCCGAGGAGATGGGCGTCGCCCGCGTCGCGATCAAAGACGAGGGACAGAACCCGACGAACACGTTCAAAGATCGCGGCGCCTCCGCATCCATCTCCGGAGCGTCCCAGCAGAACATCGCGGAGGTCGCGATCCCCTCGGCCGGAAACGCCGGTCAAGCAGCCTCAGCCTACACCGCTCGAGCCGGGATCGACTGCCACGTCGTTCTCAACTACCAGTCGAACGACATCCAGAAGACGATGGTCGAAGCTCACGGCGCGGACCTTCACCTCGTCGACGGCAAACTCGACAAGGCCGGCGGAGCGTTCGGCGAGTTGCGAGACGAACACGGCTGGTACACCGTCGCAACGTTCCAGACGCCCTTTAGACACGAGGGCAAAAAGACGATGGGACTCGAGATTTTCGAGCAGTTCGACTGGGACGGCCCCGACGAAATCTTCTATCCCACCGGTGGCGGCGTCGGCCTGATCGGCATCTGGAAAGCCTACCAAGAGCTGGCGAAACTAGGCTGGCTCGAGGACGAGACACCACCTAGCCTGCACGTTGCCCAGTCGAGCGGCTGTGCTCCGGTCGTCGAGGCGATCGAAGACCACCGCGAGGAACACGACGCCTGGGAGTGTCCCGAGTCCATCGGTCGCGGGATCGAGGTCCCCGATCCAGGTGCCTCTCCCTGGATGCTCGAGGCCGTCTACGAGACCGGCGGCACCGGTGTCGCCGTCTCCGACGACGAGGCACTCGAGGGTGCCCTGGCGAGCGCACGACACGCCGGCGTCGAGATGTGTGTCGAACCCGGTGCCGCCCTGGCTGCGGCCATGCAGATGGCCGAAGAAGGCAAACTGGACGAAGACGACGAGGTCCTCATCATCAACACCGGAGCCGGAAACAAGGCGACCGGTGCTCTGAGTTACGCGATCGAGTGA